The Primulina huaijiensis isolate GDHJ02 chromosome 10, ASM1229523v2, whole genome shotgun sequence region ctatgttaaTTGTATAATTAGATCCATCGTGATTTACATAGCGGAGGAGTCCACAATCAAATCTTCTTCATCGTTCGCAGCTTTGATTCAGAACACCTTAAATGAGAACTGATATAGGCCCTTTCGTCACAATTAAACGGTCACATTCAAAATTAAATCAACTCAGAACGCACAAAAAAATAGTCAACTTCATAATTAGAATCACCTAACAATTAGCCAGTCAACTCGCATTGGAGACAAAAAAATCCTAGGGTCTtcaaaaatacaacaaaaaaataacaattacaCAGTAAATCATAAGTTATTCAATCATATTCCACAAAGAATCGGTTCCATACCTGACGCACGAGTGGTGAGAGATCGGACTGCACGAGGAAAAGATGATCGATCGAATCGTCTTCCATAAGTTCTCCACTTTCTTGATCTGTTTTTTTGGGGAAATTGGCTGGATTTTTAGTAGTTTTGGCATTCGAAATGTCCCGAAGTGGCTTACTGATCGATATGGATCTCATCTTCGCTTTCGTTGCTTCGCTGTTCTTCGGCATCGTCTTCTCCCTCCAAGTGTGTgtattgtgtgtgtgtgggctAACGGTAACTACGTTTCTCCTCTCTAATTTGAATTTTGCTCCACAACCGGGTTTGGGTCACGGGCTTTCCGAAAAGGAATTTCTTATTTTAGGAGCCCACAAAGATCATTTTGGATGGATAAGAAGAATATTGTACAATTGATGCGTGTTTAtataaatctttttaaaatatttttaataagaaaatttaaattttgacattattttttaaaattttaatttttattgttccTTGTTATGGgagattttttattataaatttatttaaaaaattgttccgGATATCtaaaactatttatttaattaattggaaaaatatattgtttgttttttaaaaagaaaaaaataatatttattatctaATCTAAACTTTCCATAATCGGAATCTAGATATGACCGCGTTTCAGAAATGTCAGTTCGACAGTTAAAAGTATCTTGACCTAATCATAACCTTCTTTGGTGGTTTAGGTTACGGTTCATGAACTACATATTACGATTAGATTAACCGACGGTCATaacttctttatttttttaaaaaaaaacttataattttttgaaaatcgaTTGAAAACATtgctaaaaaatttaaacaaataaaagatTTGAATATCTTTTTTCTCCGTGCATaagattataaaaataatatgaagtTCAAAATGATTTAAACTAATAAATCCAACAACTATGTTTACGAACTTGTGCTGGGCCGGTTAAAAAATGTGAAAACCGTGAACCGCTTGCTAACTTTTAACCGACGATTCACAGTTTCCAATTTAGAAAACCGGGTCACGGTTTCGTGACCAGGGCATGTTAGACCGAATccaaaaaattcagaaagacGAATCCTGCGGCATCCACTtccaaatacaaacttaaatcAGTAGATAAGGATCTAGGAACTTCTTACATGATTGCTGTTGATTGCCCAATCCTCCCAGCGCGTAAAAAATCCCTCGAATCCACAGggagaaatcaagaaattgtaGGTGAAACTCTGCTTAATTCCATAAAAATGCTAGCAAATtcagttttcttcaaagaaatcAAGATTTCCCAGCAGAAAACCTACGGCGGAGTTGTCTTTCCCGCCGCGTTGATCCCCACGGCACCGGATTCCCATGATCCATCGGCTTTAACGGCGGCCATCAAAGACCAGAAGCCGTGGCTTAACTCCCTTCTGCACAGACACGGGGCTGTTCTGTTTAGGGGGTTCGATTCCCTATCGAAGGCTTCGGACTTCAACGACTTTGTTGAGGCGTTTGGGTACGAGGAGCTTCCTTATGTGGGCGGCGCTGCTCCGAGGACTAACATCGTTGGTCGAGTTTTCACAGCGAACGAGTCTCCGCCCGATCAGAAAATCCCTTTTCATCATGAAATGGCTCAGGTTGATTGATTCATCAGTCTCTTGATTAATTTTGGAACTTGGAATGTCATAATTTTGTTAATTCGTGTTCTTGGTTATCTGATTCACATGGTTTTTTTGTGGCAATGATTGTTCTGGTGTAGTGTAGTGTTTGATTGATCCAAGTTTTCATTTTCCTCGTGGATCCGCCAACGGAGATGGTAGATTTATTCGAGTAGCCGGGACATAGGAATATGGATTACAATATTTTTAGGGATAACATCAATTTTGGCCCTCAAAGTATGTCAttgaattaaattttggagttcgattattttttaaaataaatataattttgtcgtatgattttaaatttgtaGCTGCCACCCTACTTATGGTGCAATATTTTAAACCTCTTCCAATAGTGGTGGATAGCCATGTGAACTTTTGCGAGATGGTCTCACGatcttatttggatcactcATAgccaaatattatttattattgtaaatataagcaGTGTTGACATGTTCCGTGAGACGGTCTTGCAATAAACCTAATTTTGGGTGTTAAAAGTGATTTAGTCaaatcaaaatgtcatttttcaattttgaatgtgaaaaacattattatgTTTCTTTCTTCCTGCacaatattttgtaaaaagaaatacaaaatacttttttattacatcaaaaataatatttcaacttTGAAGTCTCTAATATTAGGATTATCTCATGCATGGTGCACAAAAAGTAGGTGTGTTATGGAAGGATTTTTCATTCGAACTGTTATGGTCAATCGGCTATGGTTATGTTATTATTTGTTAAATGGAAATtttgttttacaaaataaaCCACTTTAAGTTTTCATGTTGCTTCTTACGTACTGGCTAGGTTCCTGAGTACCCGTCCAAGTTGTTTTTCTTTTGTGAGATAGAACCTGCGAATGGGGGAGAAACTCCTATTGTTCTCAGTCATGTTGTATACGATAAGATGAAAGAAAAGTACCCAGATTTCGTTGAAAAACTAGAGAAGCACGGAGTAATTTATACCAGAATCTTGGGAGAAAACGACGATCCCTCATCCCCAATCGGCCGTGGTTGGAAATCTACATTCTTGACTGAAGATAAGAACGTGGCCGAGGAAAGGTTCgtgttaaaaaaacaaaattttgttttttcagCAGGGGAGTTCATGTTATAGTGGAAAATTACCATTTCTCAACAGGGCTGCTAAGCTGAACATGAAGCTGCAATGGACAGAGGATGGAGTCAAATCAATAATGGGACCAATCCCGGCTGTTAAATATGATGAAACGAGGGACCGTAAGATTTGGTTCAACAGTATGGTGGCTGCTTATACTGGTTGGGAAGATGCACGAAATGATCCCAAGAAGGCAGTTGTTTTTGGTGATGGAACGCCTTTGCCCGGTCATATCATTTACGACTGTTTACATATCCTGGAAGAAGAAAGCATTGCGATCCCATGGCAGAAAGGCGACATACTACTGATAGATAATCTGGCTGTTCTTCACTCTAGAAGACCTTTCCTCCCTCCCCGCCGGATATTAGCTTCACTTTGCAGGTGAGAAAATTGCctgcacatttttttttttttgtatatttggATATGGGATAGAACAAGAGGATGCAGAGTTAGTTTTAGTAATGGCATCAATGGTAAAAACTAATTGGTTCTCTCTCATTCTATGCCTGTAATATAAAAGGATGGAAACTGAAACCACCCTTGCCAAGCTTCTAAATTTTCCTCCTCCATGAATTATCTCGCGAATCTCTATCACTACCATATCTATATTTGAGGAGGATCGACTTGTTACTGGTTATCGCACTAATCATGTTTTTAGAATTTGAATCAAACATTGGATGAAACAAAGacgtataataataaaatttgaatcaaattttgGATGAAACAATGATGAAAGTTAAAACAAATAGGCAAAACACCTTCTAACAAGA contains the following coding sequences:
- the LOC140986400 gene encoding clavaminate synthase-like protein At3g21360 translates to MIAVDCPILPARKKSLESTGRNQEIVGETLLNSIKMLANSVFFKEIKISQQKTYGGVVFPAALIPTAPDSHDPSALTAAIKDQKPWLNSLLHRHGAVLFRGFDSLSKASDFNDFVEAFGYEELPYVGGAAPRTNIVGRVFTANESPPDQKIPFHHEMAQVPEYPSKLFFFCEIEPANGGETPIVLSHVVYDKMKEKYPDFVEKLEKHGVIYTRILGENDDPSSPIGRGWKSTFLTEDKNVAEERAAKLNMKLQWTEDGVKSIMGPIPAVKYDETRDRKIWFNSMVAAYTGWEDARNDPKKAVVFGDGTPLPGHIIYDCLHILEEESIAIPWQKGDILLIDNLAVLHSRRPFLPPRRILASLCR